One Cyanobium sp. Tous-M-B4 DNA window includes the following coding sequences:
- a CDS encoding DUF2493 domain-containing protein, producing MAPSHSLVIAAGGGRDLAWSQQRVASELLARSGGRLVHLLLHGGARGADAAIGRAAQQLGWSALVMPAQWKLHGRAAGPIRNRELLEQAIARAVAHSSPGCLTSVLVVAFPGGAGTASLVREARRMASRSPVPIAVAEVSPAAGLWAVSAGVGRS from the coding sequence GTGGCCCCATCCCATTCGCTTGTGATCGCGGCCGGTGGTGGCCGTGATCTGGCCTGGTCCCAGCAGCGGGTTGCTTCTGAGCTGCTGGCCCGCAGCGGTGGCCGCCTTGTTCACCTGTTGCTCCACGGCGGTGCCCGCGGCGCTGATGCCGCCATTGGTCGCGCTGCCCAGCAGCTGGGTTGGTCAGCCCTGGTGATGCCGGCCCAATGGAAGCTCCATGGCCGGGCCGCTGGGCCAATCCGTAATCGGGAGCTACTCGAGCAGGCCATTGCCCGGGCTGTTGCCCACAGCTCTCCTGGCTGCCTCACCTCTGTGCTGGTAGTCGCCTTCCCCGGTGGTGCCGGCACGGCCTCGCTGGTGAGAGAAGCCCGCCGCATGGCGTCGCGTTCTCCGGTGCCGATTGCCGTGGCCGAGGTCAGCCCAGCAGCCGGGCTTTGGGCAGTGTCGGCTGGCGTCGGCCGCTCCTGA
- a CDS encoding siphovirus Gp157 family protein codes for MPVLTAISAAIPVVNSDPPAAGPACSLRRSGSLWQLGSEAQELTTVISQLAEQLEADDPEQRASALAELEAALLAEEGNKQALAAKADATCWVIEHLRGQATYRSQQAKRLADLARSDAGRADALEESLIFVLTQLQPAATRFSFPDHELTSRKSQAVVIDDEEALDAEWLTFSTTSKPDKNAIKEALKAGRQIAGAQLLNRRSWRIH; via the coding sequence ATGCCTGTTCTCACCGCTATTTCCGCCGCCATTCCTGTAGTCAATTCGGATCCTCCAGCTGCAGGCCCTGCCTGCTCACTTAGGCGATCGGGTTCTCTTTGGCAGCTGGGCAGCGAGGCCCAGGAGCTCACCACCGTCATCTCCCAGCTAGCCGAGCAGCTGGAAGCTGATGATCCCGAGCAGCGCGCCTCAGCCCTCGCCGAGCTGGAGGCAGCCCTACTTGCAGAAGAGGGCAATAAGCAGGCCCTCGCCGCCAAGGCCGATGCCACCTGCTGGGTGATCGAGCACCTGCGTGGTCAGGCCACTTACCGGAGCCAGCAGGCCAAGCGGCTCGCCGATCTGGCCCGCAGCGATGCCGGCCGGGCTGATGCCCTGGAGGAATCGCTGATCTTTGTTCTCACCCAGCTGCAGCCGGCGGCTACGCGCTTCTCCTTCCCTGATCACGAGCTCACCTCCCGCAAGTCCCAGGCCGTCGTGATCGACGACGAAGAGGCCCTCGATGCCGAGTGGCTCACTTTTTCCACCACCAGCAAGCCAGACAAGAACGCCATCAAGGAAGCCCTCAAAGCCGGCCGCCAGATCGCTGGGGCCCAGCTGCTCAACCGCCGCTCCTGGCGCATCCACTGA
- a CDS encoding RAD52 family DNA repair protein: MTTTVSSSSPSCVSPSSAPGGATFSAEQIAALSAPLDRAKVKQREQGRSKVSYLEGWQAIAEANRIFGFDGWQRETVTLRCVNQSERTIGRDNRPGWGVTYTARVRISISTAGQPALIREGSGAGHGIDVDLGQAHESALKEAETDAMKRALMTFGNPFGLALYDKQQREVTSSAGESSTPPPTSASNGTRSIHRRPSLAAPIPTNDPSLIPLDPAITRQILATLRGLPRPVLEGFTKAFRKRFQVPEEATSIADRILQKQHHDWIEAYLVQHQQVVAT, from the coding sequence ATGACCACAACTGTTTCCTCCAGCTCACCTAGCTGTGTTTCTCCGTCCAGCGCACCTGGCGGTGCGACCTTCTCCGCTGAGCAGATCGCTGCCCTCTCAGCCCCGCTCGATCGCGCCAAGGTCAAGCAGCGCGAGCAGGGCCGCTCCAAGGTTTCCTACCTAGAAGGCTGGCAAGCAATTGCAGAAGCGAACCGCATCTTTGGTTTTGACGGCTGGCAGCGCGAAACCGTCACCCTCCGCTGCGTCAACCAGAGCGAACGCACCATCGGCCGCGACAACCGCCCTGGCTGGGGTGTCACCTACACCGCCCGCGTACGCATCAGCATCAGCACCGCCGGCCAGCCGGCCCTGATCCGAGAAGGCAGTGGGGCTGGCCACGGCATCGATGTGGACCTGGGCCAGGCCCATGAATCTGCCCTCAAGGAGGCCGAAACCGATGCCATGAAGCGCGCCCTGATGACCTTTGGCAATCCCTTTGGCTTGGCGCTCTACGACAAGCAGCAGAGGGAGGTCACCAGCTCGGCAGGGGAAAGCAGCACTCCTCCCCCGACCAGCGCCAGCAACGGCACGCGATCAATCCATCGCCGCCCCTCGCTAGCAGCTCCTATCCCCACCAACGACCCAAGCCTGATACCCCTCGATCCAGCCATCACCCGCCAAATCCTCGCCACCTTGCGCGGTCTGCCCCGGCCGGTGCTGGAGGGGTTCACCAAAGCCTTCCGCAAGCGGTTTCAGGTGCCGGAGGAGGCCACATCAATCGCCGATCGGATCCTGCAGAAGCAGCATCACGACTGGATCGAGGCCTACCTGGTGCAACACCAGCAGGTGGTGGCTACATAG
- a CDS encoding DUF5615 family PIN-like protein, with amino-acid sequence MRILFDQGTPVPLRRSLTGHVVATAYELGWSTVTNGDLIRLAEQEGYELLLTTDTNLRYQQNLQGRSIAILVLTTTSWPRIRQVTGEIQAAVAAITAGDYQELPIP; translated from the coding sequence GTGCGGATCCTGTTTGACCAGGGAACGCCGGTTCCCCTACGCCGCTCCCTGACCGGCCATGTCGTGGCAACGGCCTATGAGCTCGGCTGGTCCACCGTCACCAATGGGGATTTGATTCGCCTGGCGGAACAGGAGGGCTACGAGCTCCTGCTCACCACCGACACCAACCTCCGCTACCAGCAGAACCTGCAGGGTCGCAGCATCGCGATCTTGGTGCTGACCACCACCAGCTGGCCACGGATTCGCCAGGTCACTGGCGAAATTCAGGCGGCAGTCGCCGCTATTACAGCGGGCGACTACCAGGAGCTGCCCATTCCCTGA
- a CDS encoding RAD52 family DNA repair protein, whose amino-acid sequence MTVAAPSTNGSSTSSRPAAPRPAQRPHSALEVIGSADRSDMETSANPPSAAAPQVLQAQPLGFSPEQLAALAAPLDRAKVRLREQGRSRVSYLEGWQVIAEANRIFGFDGWQRQTIAVRCVAQAERLIGRDQKPGWGVTYTARVRITVTAGGMTPLVREGTGAGHGIDIDLGQGHESAIKEAETDAMKRALMTFGNPFGLALYDKQQREVTSSATTAPAANTRNRPAEAAPRQQSQSPVQQEKDPSLDPLDPGTIQQILATVRGLPRPALEGFTKAFRKRFQVPADAPSIADRICQRRHHDWIETFLVQHQAAA is encoded by the coding sequence ATGACAGTCGCCGCCCCTTCCACCAATGGGTCCAGCACCAGCAGCCGCCCCGCAGCTCCTCGTCCGGCCCAGCGGCCGCACTCCGCTCTGGAGGTGATCGGCTCTGCTGACCGGTCCGATATGGAGACCTCAGCAAACCCGCCATCAGCCGCGGCGCCGCAAGTTCTCCAGGCTCAGCCCCTTGGCTTCTCCCCCGAGCAGCTCGCCGCCCTGGCCGCCCCGCTTGATCGGGCCAAAGTCCGCCTGCGGGAGCAGGGCCGCAGCCGCGTGAGCTATTTGGAGGGTTGGCAGGTAATCGCAGAAGCCAACCGAATCTTTGGTTTTGACGGCTGGCAGCGCCAAACCATCGCCGTTCGCTGCGTTGCACAGGCTGAGCGATTGATTGGTCGGGACCAGAAGCCCGGCTGGGGCGTCACCTACACCGCCCGCGTACGCATCACCGTCACAGCCGGAGGCATGACTCCACTGGTTCGGGAAGGCACTGGCGCCGGCCATGGCATCGACATCGACTTGGGCCAGGGCCATGAGTCCGCCATCAAGGAGGCCGAGACCGATGCGATGAAAAGAGCGCTGATGACCTTTGGCAATCCGTTTGGTCTGGCGCTCTACGACAAGCAGCAGAGGGAGGTCACCAGTTCAGCCACTACGGCCCCCGCCGCAAACACCAGAAACAGGCCAGCAGAAGCGGCTCCCCGGCAGCAGTCCCAATCGCCTGTGCAGCAAGAGAAAGATCCAAGCCTTGACCCGCTCGATCCAGGCACCATCCAGCAGATCCTCGCCACCGTTCGGGGCCTGCCCCGCCCTGCTCTGGAGGGGTTTACCAAGGCATTCCGCAAGCGGTTCCAGGTGCCGGCTGATGCGCCTTCCATCGCCGATCGGATCTGCCAGCGCAGGCATCACGACTGGATCGAGACGTTTCTGGTGCAACACCAAGCTGCGGCTTAA
- a CDS encoding DUF433 domain-containing protein, with protein sequence MRKQLNVIERLTLKEIGHDGAMRTQTELGWAGCTAVEQDPQRISGAWVFRGTRIPVAALFENLEDGVSLAEFVELFPGVTPEQARSVLEHVARSTAAAVA encoded by the coding sequence ATGAGGAAGCAGCTCAATGTCATCGAGCGGCTTACCCTGAAAGAGATCGGCCACGATGGGGCCATGCGCACGCAAACCGAACTCGGCTGGGCTGGCTGCACCGCGGTGGAGCAGGATCCGCAGCGCATCAGTGGTGCCTGGGTGTTCCGCGGCACGCGGATCCCGGTGGCGGCTCTGTTCGAAAACCTGGAAGACGGAGTCTCCCTGGCTGAATTTGTAGAGCTCTTCCCCGGGGTCACACCGGAGCAAGCCCGCTCGGTGCTGGAGCATGTCGCCCGCAGCACGGCGGCAGCTGTCGCCTGA
- a CDS encoding galactose oxidase, translating to MGAPLPRPAALNARLDLPIEEWPYLDEGTMLKTRSRKVCMTCHWFRHHAGVNCIPVLTCQLNQGLIAHGEHLTSRCQGWTDDMTRSQGWAPEVA from the coding sequence ATGGGTGCCCCTCTCCCCCGGCCCGCAGCACTGAATGCCCGGCTCGATCTCCCGATCGAAGAGTGGCCCTACCTCGATGAGGGCACCATGCTGAAAACCCGCAGCCGCAAGGTCTGCATGACCTGCCACTGGTTCAGGCACCACGCCGGGGTGAATTGCATCCCGGTGCTCACCTGTCAGCTCAATCAGGGGCTGATCGCCCACGGCGAGCACCTGACCAGCCGCTGCCAGGGTTGGACTGATGACATGACCCGGAGCCAAGGCTGGGCGCCGGAGGTGGCCTGA
- a CDS encoding site-specific integrase, with the protein MPAIRRQESWSEALRTSVRSSTAKGWNVYEFRGQVRLELRYPGQPKQTVFLPFDWAKASVGDVLTRVRNIYPLVAEGHTLKAAAEIADGKAPKPVMDWAGAVERFRVQKMEHGRAVKQVTWDHSYAPVIADAVAALTSQKAPTSPANLLDQMIRQWATGSRMRQIRAQSLSQFLRYCVNREGFPAMWLPPSDLRSHIGSRPTQDLNRSKGDPIEDQQIINLLASLPVDAAGGRWAEALRLLAELGLRPIELLHLSVQKDRSTGQPYWWCSYRKRSGGGDTEPRRVHPLPLVDSEGTVQQWNLMGRWQAGLIELPPLSSGTGAGDAIGTYLNRQHGWCSLKALLAAKGERLVPYSFRHSYSLRGHLRGIDAGSVALSMGHSFEVHCRSYPWASHSGTAAAFERANAALLGVDLSAAQ; encoded by the coding sequence ATGCCAGCGATACGTCGCCAGGAGTCCTGGTCAGAAGCTCTAAGGACATCGGTGCGCAGCAGCACCGCCAAGGGCTGGAACGTTTACGAGTTCCGCGGCCAGGTGCGACTAGAGCTCCGTTACCCCGGCCAGCCAAAGCAGACCGTCTTCCTTCCTTTCGACTGGGCCAAAGCGTCAGTTGGTGATGTTCTCACCCGTGTACGCAATATCTACCCACTGGTTGCAGAGGGGCACACCCTGAAGGCCGCAGCTGAGATTGCTGATGGCAAAGCACCAAAGCCAGTGATGGACTGGGCTGGCGCCGTTGAGCGGTTCCGAGTGCAAAAGATGGAGCACGGCCGTGCGGTCAAGCAGGTCACGTGGGACCACAGCTACGCGCCTGTGATTGCCGATGCCGTTGCGGCGCTTACCAGCCAGAAGGCACCAACGTCCCCCGCCAATTTGCTGGATCAGATGATCCGGCAGTGGGCTACGGGAAGTCGGATGAGACAGATTCGAGCTCAGTCCTTATCGCAGTTTCTGCGCTACTGCGTTAACCGCGAGGGCTTCCCGGCGATGTGGCTGCCTCCCAGCGATCTCCGTTCGCACATTGGCAGCAGGCCCACACAAGATCTCAACCGCAGCAAGGGGGATCCAATCGAGGATCAACAGATCATCAACCTCCTGGCATCCTTGCCCGTCGATGCGGCGGGTGGGCGATGGGCAGAAGCGCTGCGGCTTCTAGCCGAACTCGGCCTGAGACCGATCGAGCTGCTGCACCTCTCGGTGCAAAAGGACCGCAGCACCGGCCAGCCCTACTGGTGGTGCAGCTATCGGAAGCGCAGCGGCGGCGGCGACACTGAACCGCGGCGAGTGCATCCGCTGCCGTTGGTGGATTCAGAAGGCACGGTGCAGCAGTGGAACCTGATGGGGCGGTGGCAGGCGGGCTTGATCGAGCTCCCGCCGCTAAGTAGCGGAACCGGCGCTGGGGATGCGATCGGCACCTACCTCAACCGCCAGCACGGCTGGTGCAGCCTCAAAGCGCTCCTGGCTGCCAAAGGTGAGCGGCTAGTGCCCTACAGCTTCCGGCACAGCTACAGCCTGCGTGGCCACCTGCGCGGCATCGATGCCGGGTCGGTGGCATTGAGCATGGGTCACAGCTTCGAGGTCCACTGCCGCTCATATCCCTGGGCAAGCCACTCAGGAACGGCTGCGGCCTTCGAGCGGGCGAACGCAGCACTCCTCGGGGTTGATCTTTCTGCTGCCCAGTAG
- a CDS encoding siphovirus Gp157 family protein, with the protein MAVLTPIPALVAAPAPAAAPSVSGPACSLQRSGSIWQLGSEAQELTTAIGQLAEQLEADDPEQRALALAELEAALLAEEGNKAALAAKADATCWVIEHLRGQAAYRSQQAKRLADLARGDAGRADALEESLIFVLTQLQPAATRFSFPDHELSSRKSSAVVIDDEQALDAEWLTFSTTSKPDKNAIKEALKAGRQITGAQLLNRRSWRIH; encoded by the coding sequence ATGGCTGTTCTCACCCCCATCCCTGCTCTAGTCGCTGCACCTGCCCCAGCGGCAGCCCCCTCGGTATCAGGCCCTGCCTGCTCCCTCCAGCGCTCCGGCTCCATCTGGCAGCTGGGCAGTGAGGCTCAAGAGCTCACCACCGCCATCGGCCAGCTGGCCGAGCAGCTGGAAGCTGATGATCCCGAGCAGCGGGCACTGGCCCTCGCCGAGCTGGAGGCCGCTCTTCTGGCAGAAGAAGGCAACAAAGCTGCCCTCGCCGCTAAGGCCGATGCAACCTGCTGGGTGATCGAGCACCTGCGCGGTCAGGCCGCCTACCGCAGCCAGCAGGCCAAGCGGCTCGCCGATCTGGCCCGTGGTGATGCCGGCCGGGCTGATGCGCTGGAGGAATCGCTGATCTTTGTCCTCACCCAGCTGCAGCCGGCTGCAACACGCTTCTCCTTCCCCGATCACGAGCTCTCAAGCCGCAAGTCCTCCGCCGTTGTGATCGACGACGAGCAGGCCCTCGATGCCGAGTGGCTCACTTTCTCCACCACCAGCAAGCCGGACAAGAACGCCATCAAGGAAGCCCTCAAGGCTGGCCGCCAGATCACCGGCGCCCAGCTGCTCAACCGCCGCTCTTGGCGCATCCACTGA